The genome window ACCGATTTCGAACGCGTCCAGATAAACCCGGTGCTGCGGCATTTCCCCGCGATAGGCAAGCCGATCCGTCTTTTTATCGCTGCCCATGATAAATTCACCGGCCGGCACCAGCACCAGTTCATCCTTGCTCTTCATGCTCGCTACCCGCTGGGCAGCGAGTTTCTTGCCGGCCTCGGTCCACTCCACAACGATGTCCTGGGTATCCAAGCCCCACGCCACCTTCGCCATGACCAACAGCGCGGCGGTAATCAACACCGCGTTGATCACCCACTCCCATTTTCTAAACGTCTCCACTTCCTTCCGTTCCATCCTCGGCCTCCTCTGAATATTAATGCGGATGATGCGGCGCCGGCTGCGAAGGGACGACAACCTCCGTCGTCAACACCGTCCCGGCACTCAGCTGCTGAGATGATCTGGCACAACGAAACCCCGTGAGATAACTCTTTCTTGTCGGCTCTCCGCCGTTGCGTCCGGCGGACCGGGCTACTTCCGGATCTTCATTCCACGACCCGCCGCGGAACACCTTGAGTTCTCCGACATCAGGACCTTTCGGGTTCTCATTAATCCCTTTACGGTAATAATCCGGATCGAACCAATCCGACACCCACTCGCTGACGTTGCCGGCCAGCTGGTAGACCCCGTAGGGACTCACCCCTTTGTCATAGCGATTGATGTTCGCCAACGGCGGATACTTAGCGCCCCGTTTCGACCCGGGATGCGCGATGTTACTCTTGATCCAGCCGGCCGGTTCATCCCCCCAAGGAAACATCCGGCCATCGGAGCCCCGGGCCGCCTTCTCCCACTCCGCTTCGGTGGGCAGGCGCTTGCCCGCCCAGCGGCAATAGGCATCGGCCTCCTGCCAACTGACATTGATCACCGGATGGGTGGCCATCTTGTCGGGGAACGGCTTGGCTCGCCAGAACTGCGGCCAGCTCGCGCCGGTGGACAGCACGAATCTGAGGTACTCCACGTTCGAGACCTCGTAGCGGTCGATCTCAAACGCATCGAGCGTGACCCGGTGCAGCGGCTGCTCTTGCGGCCCTGCCGCCGGATCCTTTCGGGGATCGCTGCCCATGATGAACTCGCCGGCCGGCACTGTGACCATGCCGCCCGGCACGTCCATTGTGGCCATGGACTCGACCTCGTCCAGCGGCGTCCAGAGCGGAGGCTGTGCCGAGGATTCATGATTGGCGAGCGACGGCCCCGAAAACTGAAGAAGCATCAATAATGCCGCTGCCACCGTTATGCTCAGCTTCACCGTTCTTCCCATAGCTACCCGGCTTTTAGCTATCAGCCGTCAGCTTCGGAAATGAGAAGTTGAAAGCTGA of Nitrospira sp. contains these proteins:
- a CDS encoding formylglycine-generating enzyme family protein — protein: MKLSITVAAALLMLLQFSGPSLANHESSAQPPLWTPLDEVESMATMDVPGGMVTVPAGEFIMGSDPRKDPAAGPQEQPLHRVTLDAFEIDRYEVSNVEYLRFVLSTGASWPQFWRAKPFPDKMATHPVINVSWQEADAYCRWAGKRLPTEAEWEKAARGSDGRMFPWGDEPAGWIKSNIAHPGSKRGAKYPPLANINRYDKGVSPYGVYQLAGNVSEWVSDWFDPDYYRKGINENPKGPDVGELKVFRGGSWNEDPEVARSAGRNGGEPTRKSYLTGFRCARSSQQLSAGTVLTTEVVVPSQPAPHHPH